One window from the genome of Paraneptunicella aestuarii encodes:
- the lapB gene encoding lipopolysaccharide assembly protein LapB, with protein MLELLFLLLPVAAGYGWVMGRNSVRQAQRQSSSILSKHYFKGLNFLLSDQPDKAVDTLIKMIDVNTANVETHISMGNFFRHRGELDRAIKIHQNLVGKEGIESKQKEDALYELGRDYALAGFLERAENTFIQLLGSEKHFLAAQQQLFGIYQTTKEWDRAIELAENMMENHGDSDELCQRIAHFYCEHAQVYLKLNDSQQAEKDLQKAIMSDEHTVRPWLMLAEMAIQKQDYSSANDYLKQVPLRDVSWFSEAVPLLEKCAEGQGSTETLRSLLDEYSGQCATAYLAKVKLIAEQESISAATEFLLEQLNGSPTMRGFHTLLGLYIRDPHAKNTEQSLMMLQKLVEEQMQQRPKYRCGGCGFSGRRIHWLCPSCKSWGLMKPIKGLDGE; from the coding sequence ATGCTTGAACTGCTATTTCTGTTGTTACCTGTTGCAGCCGGTTATGGTTGGGTGATGGGGCGTAATAGTGTACGTCAGGCGCAACGTCAATCGTCCAGCATCTTATCCAAGCATTATTTCAAAGGCCTAAACTTCCTGCTGTCTGATCAGCCTGATAAAGCGGTAGATACATTAATTAAAATGATTGATGTGAATACTGCGAATGTTGAAACTCATATTTCAATGGGAAACTTCTTCCGACATCGTGGTGAACTCGATCGCGCTATTAAAATTCATCAAAATCTGGTCGGAAAAGAAGGCATTGAAAGTAAACAAAAAGAAGATGCCTTGTATGAACTAGGTCGGGACTACGCCCTGGCTGGTTTTCTAGAGCGGGCAGAAAATACTTTTATTCAATTGTTAGGCAGTGAAAAGCATTTTTTGGCTGCTCAGCAGCAGCTCTTTGGTATTTATCAAACCACCAAAGAGTGGGATAGAGCCATCGAGCTTGCTGAAAATATGATGGAGAATCATGGCGATAGCGATGAATTGTGTCAGCGTATTGCTCATTTTTATTGTGAACATGCTCAAGTATATTTGAAGCTAAATGATTCACAGCAAGCTGAAAAAGATCTGCAAAAAGCCATTATGTCTGATGAACACACGGTTCGTCCCTGGTTAATGCTGGCTGAAATGGCTATTCAAAAGCAGGATTACTCCTCTGCAAATGATTACCTTAAACAAGTGCCATTACGCGATGTTAGCTGGTTCAGTGAAGCCGTGCCTTTACTGGAAAAGTGTGCTGAGGGTCAGGGAAGTACAGAAACACTGCGATCATTGCTTGATGAGTATTCCGGGCAGTGTGCCACTGCTTATTTAGCGAAAGTTAAGCTTATCGCGGAACAAGAATCTATTTCTGCGGCAACTGAGTTCTTATTGGAACAATTGAATGGCAGTCCTACAATGAGAGGATTCCATACTCTTCTAGGCTTATATATTCGTGATCCACATGCGAAGAATACCGAACAGAGTTTGATGATGCTGCAAAAGTTGGTTGAAGAACAAATGCAACAACGTCCTAAATATCGTTGTGGTGGTTGTGGTTTTTCCGGGCGAAGAATTCATTGGCTTTGCCCTTCATGTAAAAGCTGGGGGCTGATGAAGCCCATTAAAGGTTTAGACGGAGAATAG
- the pyrF gene encoding orotidine-5'-phosphate decarboxylase produces MLSADPKVIVALDYDDKSQALDFVSRLSPELCKLKVGKEMFTYFGPDFVKELVNRKFDVFLDLKFHDIPNTVAKACLAAADLGVWMVNVHASGGPKMMTMARDALDKLGEQRPKLIAVTVLTSMDATQLQAIGIQSTPEQHVLKMAQLTKDSGLDGVVCSAQESTALKNLCGQEFCLVTPGIRPAGSQQDDQTRIMTPEQAVQAGSDYMVIGRPITKAVDPVAALVQINESIKGI; encoded by the coding sequence ATGTTGTCAGCAGATCCGAAAGTTATTGTTGCCTTAGATTATGACGATAAAAGTCAGGCTTTGGACTTTGTTTCCAGATTAAGTCCTGAACTATGCAAACTTAAGGTTGGCAAAGAGATGTTTACCTACTTTGGCCCTGATTTCGTTAAAGAGCTGGTAAATCGAAAGTTTGATGTTTTTTTGGATCTGAAATTTCATGATATTCCAAACACGGTTGCCAAAGCTTGTTTGGCTGCGGCTGATTTAGGGGTTTGGATGGTTAATGTTCACGCTTCTGGTGGCCCTAAAATGATGACGATGGCAAGGGATGCCTTGGACAAGCTGGGCGAGCAACGCCCCAAGTTGATTGCGGTGACCGTGCTTACCAGTATGGATGCTACTCAATTACAGGCAATTGGCATTCAATCCACACCTGAGCAACATGTGCTAAAAATGGCACAGCTTACCAAGGATTCTGGTTTGGATGGGGTTGTATGCTCTGCTCAAGAATCGACTGCGTTAAAGAATTTGTGTGGTCAGGAATTTTGCTTGGTGACTCCGGGAATTCGTCCGGCGGGTAGCCAACAAGATGACCAGACCCGAATTATGACGCCTGAGCAGGCTGTTCAAGCGGGGTCGGACTATATGGTAATAGGTAGACCTATTACAAAAGCGGTAGATCCTGTTGCTGCTCTTGTACAGATTAACGAGAGTATTAAGGGGATTTAA
- the rne gene encoding ribonuclease E, translated as MKRMLINATQQEEMRVALVDGQKLYDLDIESPGHEQKKANIYKGIITRIEPSLEAVFVNYGAERHGFLPLKEIAKTYFPSDYKFEGRPNIKDVVKEGQEVIVQIDKEERGQKGAALTTFISLAGSYLVLMPNNPRAGGISRRIEGDERTDLKDALDKLNLPNGMGLIVRTAGVGKSYEELEWDLNIQLTYWQAIEKVSESRKAPFLIHQESNVIIRAIRDYLRRDIGEILIDNDTAYQQVLEHMKLLRPDFVNKVKRYKNDIPLFNHYQIENQIESAFQREVRLPSGGSIVIDPTEALTSIDINSSRATKGGDIEETALNTNLEAADEIARQLRLRDLGGLLVIDFIDMTPSRHQREVENRLKEAVAQDRARVQLGRISRFGLLEMSRQRLRPSLGEASTHVCPRCSGQGTIRSVESSALSILRLMEEEALKENTKEVRANVPVEVASYLLNDKRNTLRKIEDRLKVTLLILPKRELETPHYEVSRVRNDDTVIESSSKLAPVQPEKDDSSSSSSESVVREQPALQGFVAPSPAAPVVKPASKSFLTVFFAWLGSLFSSDGKSGNNSKDRNNRNAKGNSRRRPQRNQRNHRNGKSERPERTERAERPERKPRSDQDKNLKKGDANTEAKNTKPRRNDQERRSDQAKPQAQTDNKDIEAKNEKKLVERRKRRERKRSVRVSDPNALVTADVTAQETSKQEQAIQAQPVQEPLVQQTQETSETKAETQVTDENSATQTSEAPKRRTRSRKKPVDADVKNQVNETAPEYQLNEPATVSTEAKAEADVQTAPVAQEVTAIPVPSTDTNKVEAAETENSESDSSGQVALQFEEVETKAQVNSETVNTDKEATSESTVETISEEKPVQETASESAAATVVTIDAVNQPENTVEKQIESTPVEATESKEQVQENAEPTQTDIFHAADNQDIKKEEVTEPAPVAEVKAEENTADEEKQTQSREKSSKGNYKAKNSLKRASYPMARPQSIDTPIQEIQISALDESMRPEFAKSGRSAAIVSLTNKANAPAARPEAQA; from the coding sequence ATGAAAAGAATGTTGATCAACGCAACTCAGCAAGAGGAAATGCGAGTTGCTCTGGTTGATGGTCAAAAGCTTTATGATTTAGATATCGAAAGCCCGGGCCACGAACAGAAAAAAGCGAATATTTACAAAGGGATTATCACTCGCATTGAACCAAGTCTGGAAGCCGTTTTTGTTAATTATGGCGCTGAACGCCACGGATTCCTTCCTCTCAAAGAAATAGCCAAAACCTACTTCCCATCAGATTACAAATTTGAAGGCCGTCCTAACATCAAAGATGTGGTGAAAGAAGGCCAGGAAGTTATCGTTCAAATCGACAAAGAAGAACGCGGTCAAAAAGGCGCAGCCTTAACAACCTTTATCAGCTTGGCGGGTAGCTACCTGGTATTAATGCCCAACAACCCTCGTGCCGGTGGTATTTCCCGTCGCATTGAAGGTGATGAGCGTACAGATTTAAAAGATGCCCTGGATAAACTAAATCTGCCTAATGGCATGGGTTTAATTGTTCGTACTGCGGGCGTTGGCAAATCCTATGAAGAATTAGAATGGGATTTAAATATCCAGCTGACTTATTGGCAAGCCATTGAGAAAGTGTCGGAGTCACGTAAAGCACCGTTCCTTATCCATCAGGAAAGTAACGTTATTATCCGTGCAATTCGCGACTATTTACGTCGTGATATCGGCGAAATTCTGATTGATAACGATACAGCATACCAACAAGTGCTAGAGCACATGAAGCTGCTACGTCCGGATTTCGTTAACAAGGTCAAACGCTATAAGAACGACATTCCACTATTCAATCACTATCAGATTGAAAACCAGATTGAATCCGCTTTCCAACGTGAAGTCAGACTTCCTTCTGGCGGTTCAATTGTTATTGATCCAACCGAAGCCCTGACCTCTATTGATATCAACTCCTCTCGTGCAACGAAAGGCGGTGATATTGAAGAAACCGCATTGAATACAAACCTGGAAGCAGCCGACGAAATCGCTCGCCAGCTCAGACTTCGAGATTTGGGTGGATTGCTGGTTATCGACTTCATTGACATGACACCATCACGTCACCAAAGAGAAGTGGAAAACCGCTTAAAAGAAGCAGTAGCTCAAGACAGAGCCAGGGTGCAATTGGGACGAATTTCCCGTTTTGGTCTACTGGAAATGTCACGCCAGCGTCTGCGCCCGTCTTTGGGTGAAGCGTCAACGCATGTGTGCCCACGTTGTTCTGGTCAAGGCACCATTCGTAGCGTGGAATCTTCAGCCCTGTCAATCTTGCGTTTGATGGAAGAAGAAGCGTTAAAAGAGAACACTAAAGAAGTAAGAGCGAACGTACCTGTAGAAGTAGCCTCTTACCTATTGAACGACAAACGTAATACCCTGCGTAAAATTGAAGATCGCTTGAAAGTCACATTGTTGATTTTACCTAAGCGAGAACTGGAAACGCCTCATTATGAAGTTTCCAGAGTGCGTAATGATGACACTGTTATTGAATCCAGTTCAAAGTTAGCTCCGGTTCAACCAGAGAAAGATGACAGCTCAAGTTCCTCCAGTGAAAGCGTTGTTAGAGAGCAACCTGCGCTACAGGGTTTTGTCGCTCCATCTCCAGCAGCACCAGTTGTTAAACCTGCATCCAAGAGTTTCTTGACTGTTTTCTTTGCCTGGTTAGGTAGCCTGTTTAGTTCCGATGGAAAATCAGGTAATAACAGCAAAGACCGCAACAACCGCAATGCCAAGGGCAATTCACGCAGACGTCCACAACGTAACCAGCGCAATCATCGCAACGGTAAATCTGAGCGCCCAGAGCGTACAGAACGAGCTGAGCGCCCTGAGCGCAAACCTCGAAGTGATCAAGACAAAAACCTTAAAAAAGGTGATGCGAATACCGAGGCTAAAAATACCAAGCCAAGAAGAAACGACCAGGAAAGAAGAAGCGACCAAGCAAAGCCTCAGGCTCAAACGGATAATAAAGACATTGAAGCCAAGAATGAGAAAAAGCTTGTCGAACGTCGTAAGCGTAGAGAGCGCAAACGCAGTGTAAGAGTGTCAGACCCAAATGCTCTAGTCACCGCGGATGTAACAGCTCAGGAAACGTCTAAACAAGAGCAAGCAATTCAGGCACAGCCTGTTCAAGAGCCTCTTGTTCAACAAACCCAAGAGACTTCTGAAACTAAAGCAGAAACGCAAGTAACTGACGAAAATAGCGCAACTCAAACATCTGAAGCGCCTAAACGTCGTACTCGCAGCCGTAAAAAGCCAGTAGATGCTGACGTTAAAAATCAGGTGAATGAAACGGCACCAGAATATCAATTAAACGAGCCTGCAACAGTAAGCACTGAAGCAAAAGCTGAGGCTGATGTTCAAACGGCTCCAGTAGCGCAAGAAGTAACAGCAATCCCTGTTCCATCAACTGACACAAATAAAGTTGAAGCAGCGGAAACTGAAAACAGCGAATCAGATAGCTCTGGACAAGTTGCGTTGCAATTTGAAGAAGTTGAGACAAAAGCACAGGTTAATTCTGAAACAGTAAATACTGATAAAGAAGCCACCTCAGAAAGCACTGTTGAGACTATTTCGGAAGAAAAGCCGGTGCAAGAAACAGCTTCTGAAAGTGCAGCTGCTACCGTCGTAACTATTGATGCAGTTAATCAGCCAGAGAATACGGTAGAAAAGCAGATAGAATCTACACCTGTAGAAGCTACTGAAAGCAAAGAGCAAGTTCAGGAGAATGCTGAACCAACTCAAACTGACATTTTCCACGCCGCCGACAATCAAGATATCAAGAAGGAAGAAGTAACTGAACCTGCTCCGGTGGCAGAAGTTAAAGCAGAGGAAAACACTGCGGATGAGGAAAAGCAAACTCAGTCCAGGGAAAAAAGCAGCAAAGGTAACTACAAGGCTAAGAACAGCTTGAAACGAGCGTCTTATCCTATGGCAAGACCTCAAAGCATTGATACACCTATTCAAGAAATTCAGATTTCTGCTTTAGATGAATCTATGCGTCCAGAATTTGCCAAAAGTGGTCGAAGCGCTGCCATAGTAAGTTTGACAAATAAAGCCAACGCTCCAGCAGCACGACCGGAAGCGCAAGCTTAA
- the rluC gene encoding 23S rRNA pseudouridine(955/2504/2580) synthase RluC — protein MGDLDFTKVQFIDVDAERAGQRIDNFLIGLLKGVPKSMVYRLLRKGEVRVNKKRIKPEYKLQGNDVLRLPPIRVSEQSSEPYVNTDRANELEKFILFEDSHLIVLNKPSGIAVHGGSGLSYGVIEAFRAIRPESKFLELVHRLDRDTSGCLMIAKRRSALKSLHEQIRSKTVDKRYLALVAGTWPKSRRVVQAPLHKNTLRSGERVVRVSQDGKPSETRYSVMQRYQGATLVEALPITGRTHQIRVHCQYAGHCIAGDPKYGDKQFEEDVIANTGLKRLFLHAHQLSFDDPRTGERRTFDAAMDEQLQSALSRLIPVE, from the coding sequence ATGGGAGATTTAGATTTTACAAAAGTACAATTTATAGACGTTGACGCTGAAAGAGCGGGCCAACGCATTGATAATTTTCTAATTGGTTTACTTAAAGGCGTACCCAAAAGTATGGTTTATCGTCTTTTACGTAAAGGCGAAGTGAGAGTTAATAAAAAGCGCATTAAACCTGAGTATAAGTTACAGGGAAATGATGTTTTACGATTACCACCAATTAGAGTCAGCGAACAAAGTTCAGAACCCTATGTGAATACAGATCGAGCCAATGAATTGGAAAAATTCATTTTGTTCGAAGATTCTCATTTAATCGTGTTGAACAAACCAAGTGGTATTGCTGTACACGGGGGAAGTGGCCTTTCTTATGGCGTGATTGAAGCCTTTAGAGCCATTAGACCCGAAAGCAAGTTCCTTGAGTTAGTACATAGGTTGGATCGCGATACCTCTGGATGCCTGATGATAGCCAAGCGCCGCTCTGCGCTTAAGTCATTGCACGAGCAAATTCGAAGCAAAACCGTTGATAAGCGATATCTGGCGTTGGTTGCTGGTACATGGCCGAAAAGTCGGCGAGTAGTGCAAGCCCCCCTACATAAGAATACATTACGTTCAGGTGAAAGGGTGGTTCGTGTTTCTCAAGATGGTAAGCCTTCTGAAACCCGATACTCAGTGATGCAGCGATATCAAGGCGCTACATTGGTTGAAGCTTTACCTATTACCGGGCGGACGCACCAGATTCGGGTTCATTGCCAGTATGCTGGACATTGTATTGCTGGTGATCCTAAATACGGCGACAAACAATTTGAAGAAGATGTGATTGCCAATACGGGATTAAAGCGTTTGTTTTTACACGCACATCAATTGAGTTTTGATGATCCTCGTACCGGGGAAAGACGCACTTTTGATGCTGCTATGGATGAGCAATTGCAAAGTGCGTTATCTCGACTTATCCCCGTTGAGTAA
- a CDS encoding Maf family protein: MPFEHNLTNSLPLILATESKYKQNVLKKLGIPFLAISPNIDESALENEPPNELVIRLAKEKALEIANNHLTTSLPEKYHSSAYIVAADQIACFEQDILGKPGNKEKAFQQLRRFSGNKVDFLTGLALFDTRTNAIYTLLEQYSVYFKTLSDDDISHYLDLEQPYDCAGAFKSEGIGILLFSKLEGRDPNALVGLPLIALAELFKQAGINLLQQIPIAD; this comes from the coding sequence TTGCCGTTTGAACATAATTTAACAAACTCATTACCTTTGATACTGGCAACAGAGTCAAAATACAAGCAAAACGTACTGAAAAAACTGGGAATTCCATTCCTTGCCATCTCCCCCAATATTGATGAATCCGCATTGGAAAATGAACCTCCCAATGAGCTGGTCATTCGACTCGCGAAAGAGAAAGCACTGGAAATAGCGAATAACCATTTAACAACATCCCTACCCGAAAAATACCATTCCTCTGCTTATATAGTAGCAGCCGATCAGATAGCTTGTTTTGAACAGGACATTCTCGGTAAGCCGGGCAATAAAGAAAAGGCTTTTCAACAATTACGTCGCTTTAGTGGTAATAAAGTAGACTTCCTGACTGGATTAGCACTGTTCGATACAAGAACCAATGCTATTTATACCTTGTTAGAACAATATTCGGTTTATTTTAAAACCCTGTCTGATGACGACATCAGTCATTATCTGGATTTAGAGCAACCCTATGACTGTGCAGGCGCATTTAAAAGTGAAGGGATAGGAATTCTTCTATTCTCAAAACTGGAGGGAAGAGATCCAAACGCATTGGTCGGTCTCCCTCTCATAGCATTAGCTGAATTATTTAAACAGGCTGGTATTAATTTGCTACAGCAAATACCTATCGCTGACTAA
- the yceD gene encoding 23S rRNA accumulation protein YceD, giving the protein MQKVKLPKQVEPFKSASKRSDYKGIMLAHDMLRLNEAVDQVLDDIAITVKFDTDAQGLTYFEGNLQTTVSLICQRCNESFVHNVDVDFCFCPVTDSDNVDEIPETYEPVEVDEFGEINLLELFEDELILSLPIVAMHQEDDCKMGNESLSYGSIEPEQEKPNPFAVLKELKRNQE; this is encoded by the coding sequence ATGCAGAAAGTCAAACTGCCCAAACAAGTTGAACCGTTCAAAAGTGCCTCTAAACGCTCTGATTATAAGGGTATTATGCTGGCTCATGATATGCTACGGCTTAATGAAGCAGTTGACCAGGTGCTAGATGATATTGCAATAACAGTTAAGTTTGATACTGATGCTCAGGGTCTAACTTATTTTGAAGGCAACTTGCAGACCACTGTGAGTCTGATTTGCCAGCGTTGTAATGAATCCTTTGTTCACAATGTCGATGTAGATTTCTGTTTCTGTCCGGTTACAGATTCAGACAATGTGGACGAAATACCGGAAACCTATGAGCCGGTCGAAGTGGATGAGTTTGGCGAGATTAATTTACTTGAATTGTTCGAGGATGAACTGATTCTTTCATTACCTATTGTGGCTATGCATCAGGAAGATGATTGCAAAATGGGTAACGAAAGTTTGAGTTATGGAAGCATCGAGCCGGAACAAGAAAAACCAAATCCATTTGCTGTGTTGAAAGAACTTAAGCGTAATCAGGAGTAA
- the rpmF gene encoding 50S ribosomal protein L32, whose amino-acid sequence MAVQQNRKTRSKRGMRRSHDALPGATLSIDSTTGETHRRHHVTADGFYKGKKVVDK is encoded by the coding sequence ATGGCGGTACAACAGAATCGTAAAACTCGCTCCAAGCGTGGCATGCGTCGCTCTCACGACGCGCTACCTGGGGCGACATTATCAATTGACTCGACTACTGGTGAAACCCATCGTCGTCACCATGTGACTGCAGATGGCTTTTACAAAGGCAAGAAAGTCGTAGATAAGTAA
- a CDS encoding beta-ketoacyl-ACP synthase III: protein MYSRIIATGSYYPAEVRTNADLEKMVDTSDQWITDRTGIKERRIMASDETVSDMGTKAARAALEMGDVDPSSIDMIICATATGPRTFPSVACDIQKELSLDGIPAFDLNAACAGFCFAMSVADQYIKTGMCKRILVVGADALSRLVDPSDRTMIILFGDAAGACILEASETPGILSSHIHASGKHGDLLYAGTPVWGDVESVNSSWGVMKGNEVFKVAVTKLSELVEQTLAANNMSKSELDWLVPHQANFRIIKATAKKLNMSMDHVVLTLPKFGNTSAASVPTALDTAIRDGRIQRGHTLMLEAFGAGFTWGSLLIKY, encoded by the coding sequence ATGTATTCAAGAATAATAGCAACAGGTAGTTATTACCCTGCAGAAGTAAGAACCAACGCCGACTTGGAAAAAATGGTGGATACCAGCGACCAATGGATAACTGACAGAACGGGTATCAAAGAACGCCGCATCATGGCGAGCGATGAAACGGTCAGTGATATGGGCACAAAAGCTGCTCGTGCGGCGTTGGAAATGGGGGATGTTGACCCTTCTTCAATTGATATGATTATTTGTGCCACAGCAACCGGCCCCAGAACCTTCCCCAGCGTTGCCTGTGACATTCAAAAAGAACTTTCTCTCGATGGTATTCCTGCCTTTGATTTAAATGCTGCCTGTGCTGGATTTTGTTTTGCCATGAGTGTGGCTGATCAATACATCAAAACAGGTATGTGTAAGCGTATTTTGGTTGTAGGTGCTGATGCCTTGTCTCGCTTGGTAGATCCAAGTGATAGAACCATGATTATTCTGTTTGGTGACGCCGCGGGAGCTTGTATTCTTGAAGCCAGCGAAACACCGGGAATTTTATCCAGTCACATTCATGCTTCCGGCAAACATGGTGATCTTCTTTATGCAGGAACTCCGGTTTGGGGAGATGTAGAATCCGTTAATAGTTCTTGGGGTGTAATGAAAGGCAACGAAGTTTTTAAAGTTGCGGTTACCAAACTCAGTGAATTGGTTGAACAAACCCTGGCGGCTAACAATATGAGCAAGTCTGAACTGGATTGGCTTGTACCTCATCAGGCTAATTTCCGTATCATTAAGGCAACAGCAAAAAAACTTAACATGTCGATGGATCATGTTGTTCTTACGTTGCCAAAATTTGGTAATACCTCAGCAGCTTCTGTTCCTACTGCTTTGGATACCGCAATTCGCGATGGGCGCATTCAGCGTGGTCACACATTAATGCTTGAGGCATTTGGTGCGGGCTTTACCTGGGGCTCCTTGCTGATTAAATATTAA